The Centroberyx gerrardi isolate f3 chromosome 12, fCenGer3.hap1.cur.20231027, whole genome shotgun sequence genome has a window encoding:
- the paqr6 gene encoding membrane progestin receptor delta isoform X2: MLSIKLPQLFDIHQVPKVFREDGIISGYRHPRSSAMDCLLSSFQMNNETVNIWTHFLPTWYFLWRFSVLCSTLNFLTDSYTWPLLVYMLLICIYPFTSSCAHTFSTMSPESRHICYFFDYGALSLYSLGCAIAYAAYVIPDCWVNSWLHQHFVPIAIGNTLFCTSLSCYSRFLELQFPQRSKVVRTGAFVFPFIFDTVPLFYRLLLCCGGNCSPSEALSNHCYHLLFALLTCFLFASHLPERWAPGRFDYFGASHQLFHVCAVVGTHFQMEGVIADMTSRRAWLMAHGASPSFLGTIGALALSLVLNLGIIGIFSAPLLWNPHKTHALLFYTHTHTHTHTHTHTHTPSVY, encoded by the exons ATGCTCAGCATCAAACTCCCCCAGCTCTTTGACATCCACCAGGTCCCCAAG GTCTTCCGGGAGGATGGCATCATCTCTGGCTACCGTCACCCCCGGAGCTCAGCGATGGACTGCCTCCTTAGCAGCTTCCAGATGAACAACGAGACGGTCAACATCTGGACCCACTTCCTGCCAACGTG GTACTTCCTGTGGCGTTTCAGCGTCCTCTGCTCCACGCTGAACTTCCTGACAGATAGCTACACTTGGCCCCTGCTGGTGTACATGCTACTGATCTGCATCTACCCCTTCACCTCCAGCTGCGCCCACACCTTCAGCACCATGTCCCCGGAGTCCCGTCACATTTGCTACTTCTTCGACTACGGCGCGCTCAGCCTCTACAGCTTGG GTTGTGCCATAGCCTATGCGGCCTATGTCATACCGGACTGCTGGGTGAACAGTTGGCTCCATCAACATTTTGTCCCCATCGCCATCGGCAACACACTATTCTGTACCAGCTTGTCCTGCTATTCCAG GTTCCTGGAGTTGCAGTTCCCGCAAAGAAGTAAAGTTGTGCGGACCGGAGCGTTTGTCTTTCCATTCATCTTCGACACTGTCCCTCTGTTTTACAGG ctgctgctgtgctgcggGGGGAACTGCAGCCCCAGCGAGGCCTTGTCCAATCACTGTTACCACCTCCTCTTCGCCTTGCTCACCTGTTTCCTGTTTGCCTCCCACCTCCCGGAGAGGTGGGCCCCAGGGCGCTTCGACTACTTTG GAGCCAGCCACCAGCTCTTCCACGTCTGCGCCGTGGTGGGGACCCACTTCCAGATGGAGGGCGTGATAGCGGACATGACCTCACGGCGGGCGTGGCTCATGGCCCACGGAGCGTCGCCCTCCTTCCTGGGCACCATCGGGGCGCTGGCCCTCAGCCTCGTCCTCAACCTGGGCATCATCGGCATCTTCAGCGCCCCCCTGCTGTGGAACCCCCACAAAA CCCACGCTCTTCtgttttatacacacacacacacacacacacacacacacacacacacacacacaccgagcgtTTATTGA
- the paqr6 gene encoding membrane progestin receptor delta isoform X1, translating into MLSIKLPQLFDIHQVPKVFREDGIISGYRHPRSSAMDCLLSSFQMNNETVNIWTHFLPTWYFLWRFSVLCSTLNFLTDSYTWPLLVYMLLICIYPFTSSCAHTFSTMSPESRHICYFFDYGALSLYSLGCAIAYAAYVIPDCWVNSWLHQHFVPIAIGNTLFCTSLSCYSRFLELQFPQRSKVVRTGAFVFPFIFDTVPLFYRLLLCCGGNCSPSEALSNHCYHLLFALLTCFLFASHLPERWAPGRFDYFGASHQLFHVCAVVGTHFQMEGVIADMTSRRAWLMAHGASPSFLGTIGALALSLVLNLGIIGIFSAPLLWNPHKSANQPQTAPCERKEQ; encoded by the exons ATGCTCAGCATCAAACTCCCCCAGCTCTTTGACATCCACCAGGTCCCCAAG GTCTTCCGGGAGGATGGCATCATCTCTGGCTACCGTCACCCCCGGAGCTCAGCGATGGACTGCCTCCTTAGCAGCTTCCAGATGAACAACGAGACGGTCAACATCTGGACCCACTTCCTGCCAACGTG GTACTTCCTGTGGCGTTTCAGCGTCCTCTGCTCCACGCTGAACTTCCTGACAGATAGCTACACTTGGCCCCTGCTGGTGTACATGCTACTGATCTGCATCTACCCCTTCACCTCCAGCTGCGCCCACACCTTCAGCACCATGTCCCCGGAGTCCCGTCACATTTGCTACTTCTTCGACTACGGCGCGCTCAGCCTCTACAGCTTGG GTTGTGCCATAGCCTATGCGGCCTATGTCATACCGGACTGCTGGGTGAACAGTTGGCTCCATCAACATTTTGTCCCCATCGCCATCGGCAACACACTATTCTGTACCAGCTTGTCCTGCTATTCCAG GTTCCTGGAGTTGCAGTTCCCGCAAAGAAGTAAAGTTGTGCGGACCGGAGCGTTTGTCTTTCCATTCATCTTCGACACTGTCCCTCTGTTTTACAGG ctgctgctgtgctgcggGGGGAACTGCAGCCCCAGCGAGGCCTTGTCCAATCACTGTTACCACCTCCTCTTCGCCTTGCTCACCTGTTTCCTGTTTGCCTCCCACCTCCCGGAGAGGTGGGCCCCAGGGCGCTTCGACTACTTTG GAGCCAGCCACCAGCTCTTCCACGTCTGCGCCGTGGTGGGGACCCACTTCCAGATGGAGGGCGTGATAGCGGACATGACCTCACGGCGGGCGTGGCTCATGGCCCACGGAGCGTCGCCCTCCTTCCTGGGCACCATCGGGGCGCTGGCCCTCAGCCTCGTCCTCAACCTGGGCATCATCGGCATCTTCAGCGCCCCCCTGCTGTGGAACCCCCACAAAAGTGCCAACCAGCCGCAGACGGCGCCATGCGAGCGCAAGGAGCAGTGA